From one Thermithiobacillus tepidarius DSM 3134 genomic stretch:
- a CDS encoding transposase, which produces HWCTCVMRSKVEPMKEVAAMVRRHLEGIVAWAQTRQTNGFLEALNGLFQSAKRRARGFTRFTTIRTVIFLIAGKLDFAVINPHARQPT; this is translated from the coding sequence CACTGGTGCACCTGCGTCATGCGTTCCAAGGTCGAACCCATGAAGGAGGTCGCCGCCATGGTCCGTCGCCACCTCGAGGGCATCGTCGCCTGGGCCCAGACCCGCCAGACCAACGGCTTCCTCGAAGCGCTCAACGGCCTGTTTCAGTCCGCCAAGCGCCGCGCTCGCGGCTTCACCCGCTTCACCACTATCAGAACCGTCATCTTCCTGATCGCCGGCAAGCTCGACTTCGCAGTGATCAACCCTCATGCCCGGCAACCCACTTGA